Sequence from the Castanea sativa cultivar Marrone di Chiusa Pesio chromosome 12, ASM4071231v1 genome:
ACACTAAGAATTAACTGAGTGCCGTGCATCAAATGGTTAAGGCATTCAGTTTTCTGTTGGTCAGAGTAAATACTAAATACCACTAGCAATAACCCTTGCTAACACAATATGAATAGCCCTCAAAAGCCCATGCAAATTTGCAGCAGCAGATTCTCTacctatatacatatatgtgtgtgttaaaGCTTGTTCTTGCTGTTTTGGTTACTGCTGTTTCCTACAAGAATTGATCCTCACTACTTTTGATAAATGACATGTTAAAGTTGGTTCTTGCTATTTTGATTCTTGCTACTCCCTACTAAGAATGGCAATGAGTCGTGTTCGGGGGCGGGTTTTTCCATACCTGAACTCGACCCGCAGGCCTTCCCCCATTACCCGAACTCGGcccatttaataaacaggtTTTTTTAAACCCCAAACCCGCCCTGTTGGGCCCCATCCAACCACTTCTGAGCCTATTCTAAAGCCCGTAATATGTGGCCCAATTTGACccactctttaaaaaaaaaaaaaatcagttttaaaACCATAGaaatcacaaccacaaccacaaaaacagaaacacaaatcacaaacacaaacacaaacacaaacaaaaacaaaactcacAAATAGAAACACGAATCCTATCACAACCACataaatcacaaacacaaactcacatTTAACAACgaaataaattgtaaataataaaaattcattaatgaaattaaaaaaaaaacaaaaaaacaaaaagagtaaAGTAAAAACAGTCTTGTCCTCTAATCATCACATTGCTCTCCAATCAAACAATCTCATGCTCTGATATAATAACAATACCACATCTCTATTTGATCTAACAATCTGTGCTTCTCCGTGACAAATAGCAACCACCAAGTGATGAGAGTGAGGGTAAGGGTGACTAGGCGAGGGGCGGCTAAGAGAAAATGAGAATGAGAGTGAAAGAGGtaaggaaaccaaaaaaaaaaaaaaaaaacacagtcgTGAGGTTGAGTGAGGCCATGAGGGGAGCGTTTGAGAGAGGGTGACCGGCAGCagtgcatgagagagagagacagagagagagagagagggcagCTAGGGTTGGCTAAGTGAAATGAGAGAATATTATggtttataagtttatatatatatatattaggtctttttggtaattttagttTTAAGCGAGTCGGGTCTGAGTCCGGGTCCAAGTTCAGGGTGAGTATTACCAAAACCCGTACCTGCTTcgggttttattttaaaaacccaGACCCGACCCTACTACTTATCGGATCAGGTTGGGATGGGTCGGGTACTCGTGGGTCGGGTAACAATTGTCATCCCTACTCCCCATGAGGGATAATTCACACCACAAACCAACAAATTTGTTGACATCATTGCTTAAGTCAATCTattgaaaatttgttgtgaatagtaaaaaagacaattttattGTTCACTATTTACTGTTTAAATAGTGCTTTCTTTTGCTATAAAAGGGTTGTCCGTTTCAAGTTGTAAGCAGAACTTAATTTTTACTAGCTTTAAATTTCCCCTTAGTCTCTAGCCTACCTCTTAAAGGTCCTAAGCTTGTAACATTTTCCCAATTCCTACTTACTTTAAGCTTTTATTGTAATCTCAATGTTAAAGTATATACTGTTATTTACTTAAAGCTTATTCACTTCCGCACCCTCAATCGCTAAAGATTGACATTATTTCCTCCTAAAAATCTGTCAAATTACAGAAAACCATAATAACACAACAAACAAGCTCTttgtacaaaattttcatacaaACATAGAGGCAAAGATATCACGAGACCGCATCTTGGATCCAACCCCGTGTATTTGGAGAACGTAGTATATGATATGTTTGTATAACACTACTCATCATAAAACATTAAGCTTTCATTCATCTGAAAATACCTTCGTCCTCGGGTCCTGGGAAGCCTTTGAGTACATCTCTTAAAGCATATAAATGGCTATCAcacttgtggtttgaaattaAGTTGTTTGAGAGCACTATCCTCTGAAAATGTTCCCCTGGATGCCTCTTCAAAAGTGTGAAATACTCCCCGCCAATGCCAGCCTGAGTGTCCGTATTCCTCTTTAGATAGAAAATAGTTCCTGGTACAAATAACTCCTCAGGCACTGCAGAGACAGCTCCTTCCTTTTCAATGACAACAGCATTCTCTTTTGCTGTGTTGGAGGTAATAGGTAATACAGTGGCAGTAGTTGACTCCTTTGTAAATGAACTTTCTGTTCAAATACCAAAACAACACGTTGGTGAATGGGAGATTGCAAATGTGGCAAATTAATAAGTATGGCATTATAAGCTTAACTATATAGATTAGTGTTAATCCACGGATTGCTACAACTAAAGCAAAAACTCTGCATTTTTTGTTATCATGAGAAGCAGATAGCTTCTTTGAAAACAGAATTCCATAACTTTACTTCTACAATCAAAATGCACTCCAAACAACAGTTCACTTCATTCTGTTACCCGGCTTCTGTAACAACCTTCCTATGGAAAGAGAACTGTTCACTACATTTTTGTTATCATGAGAAGCATATAGCTTCTTTGAAAAGAGAGTTCCATAACTTTACTTCTACAATCAAAATGCACTCCAAACAACAGTTCACTTCATTCTCTTACCCGGCTTCTGTAACAACCTTCCTATGAACAACCCTCAGGCAGTTAGAAAGAATCAAATAAGGGGGAGGGGGTGGGGGTAGATATGTTTGGCAGACAGACATACACACAATGAAAGGAAAATGAGAGATCAGAGAAGTTTTGGGGGTGAGTTGGGGGGGAACCAGCACCAATTCTCAAAGTGCCCAGAAAAGGATGATAAAATCCAACATTGGATTAAATGGACTTACTGATTCAGGATCCATCTTAACATTTAAAGCACAAGTAACTGATGAAAGAACCATAAAGATATAACACCTGTTGATTATAAATAATCACTACGTCATCATATGGAAACCCTAAGGGGTAGTACAAACAGCTGGGGACCATGCTTCATAAAATGGAGGTCACAAGTTTAAATCTTCCCTTTCCCTTCCCCTTCCCCTTGGGGCcaaaactcattaaaaaaaaaattcagatggCAAAATCCAAAGCTAGAGTTGTCAGAGGTTTAACACAATAACATCTGCAAACATTTAGGGCAGCGCAGGTAGAGCTTACCAGAGGAATTGTCATTGTTCCTGAATTTGGCATAATCAGCAAGCTTTCGAGCTACATCTTGCACTGAAGACACAACTTGCTTTGCATTTGTAACCAGACCTATTACATTTTTCCAGTCTTCCTTCTCAATCACACTCATCCTGACAAATATGCAAGAATTAAGTTCCATAagtttttaatgagaaaaaagaaaaatagtccattaccaaaaaaaaaacttccatgTGCATGGAAAAGTGATGTCTGAAACAAGAGAAGCTACCTTCAATATACAGAAGAAACCAGCTTCTATATGCTACAAATATAACTAGCCCTTCACATGTTTGGTGATCTATATTTGAAGGGAGGAAAAAGTTCCTTGATGTAAATAAATGTTTACAGTGTTTACCAACCACTGCCCCAGAATAATATTAGATAccttaaaaatgaaattgacaGACTCGTAATGACACTTCTCTATAATCCATATAAAATGAAAGCCTTATACTTTTTATTGACTCATTCTTTTTGTGCTATATCAGCTtttgaaggaaaattattaaatactccGAGAGcaccataaatgtgtactccccCTCTCACATAAATTGTGGGtcccatcataaatttaattagtgggtcCCACAGTTATATGAAAGGgaggagtacgcatttatggtactccgaaAGTACCCAATAATCACCCACTTTTGAAagctcacaattttccacatcagcattttttttcttctattatgataatttaatagttaaaatgGGAGAAGGGGAATTTGAACCTTAGACATCTCCATTGTAAACACTAAGAGGTGCTAGTTTAGCTACAAAGCTCTTGATAGTTTTCCACGACAACatcataatattattattattattattttttattgtgctAAATTGTTATATGTAAGTTGAAACCAAATATAACTTGTCTCTATTGAACTAAACTAAAGAAACCCAAGACTAAACAAATTATGATTTAATTTGGTTTGATATTCTTTTAACAGATTTTATTATTGGGAAGCCATTAGGGAATTGGTTCATGGGAGTCACTTCCTCTCTTCAGTCACCATTATCTTCACCTATGCCTCTTCCAAATTATCAATTCAAGACCAGGCATTGATGTTGAGGTGAAGCTTTTATGGTTTGCTGCCACAATTAAATATATCTTCAAGGAGAAGACCAAGCCAGCTTATTAAGACCATCACAGAACATGAAGATTTGCCGCTGAATATCCTTCACAAGAACGCATTCCTATCATCAAACAAATTTCTCTATTCATTTATTACTTTAATATCAAGGAATAATACAGATTTTTCTAGAGCAATTTTCATCTCAAAATATGACATGTTTATCACATATTGtgatatatatacttaaatggATGTGCCTATTAAGTGctaagatttttcttttgtttcaacTATTAAGTTATTTTAACGTCATAGTTGCtttctattaattttaatttggtcaaAATGCAAAAACACCTCCTGGGGTTTGGATCAATTGCAAAATGACCCCTAGggtttcaattctttttataaCTTCTTGAGGTTTTAATATTTGAGTGATATGTTCAGAAAATATGGATTTTAAGGATTTGAAGTATTTCTCCAAAATCTAGGTGATGAATTGAATTATAGAATCCTGATAACTTGCCAATATGCTCAACTACTATTAAAGGCTGTTAAAGACACAAATGGGAAGGCTGggagtataaaaaataaaaacgttaTGCAAATAGTATGGATGGTTCTCAGATTGCATAGGGTTCTGCACGTACTGTTGCAAGCAAGGATCTTAAAAGTCTAGGGAACTATTTGCTTCTACTATTATTTAACTATATAGTGATGGCTAATATTGCCCAATTGACCATCAATATATGCGTTGAAACCAATAGGATTCATattagagaaaagaaatccaTTGAACTTTGTTATtaagcattttaaaaaataaaatttaatacacacacacacgtgcgTGTGTGTCTATGAGTTTATTTACTGTAAATGTTAATTGGtatatacattttttacttttgttttgagTTAAATAAATTTTCAGGATTTTTCGAGAGATCTCAAAAATATAATGCTACAACAGATTCATCAAAAAGTGCAACAATAACATAAATTAGTGATGACGGTAGAAAATGAGTGATATTTCAAACTATTAGGAAAACAATTAGGGTTAGTGTTCCTTGAAGATTCAAGTGAGTTCATGGTCTAGAAATGTTCGGATATAGGGTTTTGGGAACCAAAGGGGTTTGAATATCACCTAAGAGTGGGTTTGTTTTGGGAGTTTGATGCAAATTCTTGATGGTTTGGAAGCTTAGAGGTTTGATGTTGAAGACATTTGGGTTTCAGGTATGGCCTTTGGTTAAGGTGATTTCAATGATTGATGAGAGTTCTTGAAGTGAAATGAAACTAGGACTTAAGGGAAATGAGACTAGGGTTCAAATTGTTTGGTGTTGGATCCAATTGATGGATTGCATACAAATGGAGATTAATTGAATGACTTGTGACTGCTTCAAAAGAAACACCACCAAAAAATGATGAGACTTCTTCAGGGGAGTCTCTACCTCCAAAAAAAGATTAGAGAGAAACAAAACTTATAAACAAAAtggttatttttattgatttcccAATTGATGGTTACATGAATCTATTTACATCTCATGCCCTATTCTAATTTCTTATTGGCCACACATGGCTAACTTCTATTGGCTCCTAATTAAGCATGTGCtccaaaaaatttacaagtgATTAATGTGTTACATGTGCATGAGCCCTGTTTGACCCTATCTACTTGTAACTAACTAACCCTATAAGTGCCAAGGTTGTAATCTGATCCAATCAAGCGCAAGACTGACCAACCAAGGTTGTTCCATGCGCATGACAATTAGGAGGAGCTACCACAGAAGTTTAGAAGCCATTGGACCAAGGAGGACTGATTGGGACTCTAATGTGGGATGGGACTGACAATTGGACCATTTTGAGTGTCAATCGACAATCCCCTAAAAAAAACTagggtttttgttgtttttttggcTTCGAATGTGTTCCTAATAAAAACTGCGATACAACATCAACAACTGCTACATAcaattcaaaattgaattatGATCAGTTGATGTTTAGGCAGTTTGATTATTctacaaacttaaaaaatatgatCAAACTTGGAGTTACGGAACATTAATGCAAAATGCATGATCCTCGGATCGTAACAAGAGCCAAATCAATTCGATGAAAGTAGATAAGGCAATAGACAAGGGACAGCTcattcaagaatttttttttttttttaaatacctGAAAATCTAGGGTTTGTCAAAGGGGAAATtatgaaataaagttttacgcCAATTTAAGCCCCTTTAAGAACAAATTGATAAAGTTGCCTTCATGATGACAGATGACACAGAAACTGCAAGATAGGCATGGCCAAAATGGGTTTCATtcaatttaaaagaaagaagTTCTATTATGTGATAATTTTGTTCCAGATTTCCGACAAGCATCAATCTGAAAATGCAAGTTCAAAAACCTGAATAATTGATATTGTGAAGTTCGTAATTGCTTGATACTTGTGCATCAAATGAACTAGCAAGCATGAAATAATTCCTTGATAGCAATGGCTGAATTTGATTTATAATTCCTTTTGGCATCTAGAATGCCCTCATCCTCAAAAAAAACTTCCTTAATTCATGTGCGTATTTGAACTTAGCATGCCATAAAAGAACAGTAGTATTAGCTTTGAATGGGTTAGGTTTTGATTACCAATCAGTTTGAAGGATTTCATTCCTCAGCCTTGTTAGAGAAGCTGCACTTAACCTAGGTACAATATCATCCTGaatagaaggaaaaatgagaagCAATAAGAGGACATAAGCATGATCATTTAAACAATGGAAACAACAAACACATTACTAAGAGATCATCAATTACATCCACCTACCTGCATGACAACAGTTGTAACAAAATCAGAACAGTTTTCTGCAAGTTCTCTGGAAACACAAGGTGGAGTTGCATATCCAACAGCAGAAACAATATCAGGGCTAAATCCGAGTTCCATGTATGACTTTCTGCGAAGCATTATTGCTAATAAAGAAGCTGTGGCACCTCCGAGAGAATGGCCCACAAGCCTTAACCTATATCCCTGTTGATGAGTTAGGCTCACTACAATGGTAcccaaagaaagaagaaggaaaggggggggggggggagggattgaaagaaaacaacatcTGTAAACagatcaaaattaaattttcaacaCCTCATATTTCTCCAAGCAGTTCCTAATGGTTCCCATCTCATGAAAGAGAAACCAACGAGCAGCTTCAGCAGTGCCAAAGTGAGTGGAATAACCTTCAAATGTCACTTCTCCATCACCTGAAGAAACGATATCAGTGATAAGGTCATAGACA
This genomic interval carries:
- the LOC142618975 gene encoding uncharacterized protein LOC142618975 isoform X2 — translated: MANQYLKHIFHNNHYTKKFLKGQGTCQSYVFGILNRFQWQRSKADKAEADLQKEATDASQVSLRSKVEKMEDDSRLSKYSSDEEDFTDGKWKLELAWLTKALEPALQLCRWALPTGDGIGNKSLPSSRSVSEIIASIQRSKIGIEDWSLSDLTIGLYLIYLRQVATKPFEDVKGVQISSDSIVHDLIYHLELAKGSYKDSPATLARNSMLRESNVLKFVKNSSVMRPGYYIGIDNRDGEVTFEGYSTHFGTAEAARWFLFHEMGTIRNCLEKYEGYRLRLVGHSLGGATASLLAIMLRRKSYMELGFSPDIVSAVGYATPPCVSRELAENCSDFVTTVVMQDDIVPRLSAASLTRLRNEILQTDWMSVIEKEDWKNVIGLVTNAKQVVSSVQDVARKLADYAKFRNNDNSSESSFTKESTTATVLPITSNTAKENAVVIEKEGAVSAVPEELFVPGTIFYLKRNTDTQAGIGGEYFTLLKRHPGEHFQRIVLSNNLISNHKCDSHLYALRDVLKGFPGPEDEGIFR
- the LOC142618975 gene encoding uncharacterized protein LOC142618975 isoform X1; translation: MANQYLKHIFHNNHYTKKFLKGQGTCQSYVFGILNRFQWQRSKADKAEADLQKEATDASQVSLRSKVEKMEDDSRLSKYSSDEEDFTDGKWKLELAWLTKALEPALQLCRWALPTGDGIGNKSLPSSRSVSEIIASIQRSKIGIEDWSLSDLTIGLYLIYLRQVATKPFEDVKGVQISSDSIVHDLIYHLELAKGSYKDSPATLARNSMLRESNVLKFVKNSSVMRPGYYIGIDNRRKLVILGIRGTQTVYDLITDIVSSGDGEVTFEGYSTHFGTAEAARWFLFHEMGTIRNCLEKYEGYRLRLVGHSLGGATASLLAIMLRRKSYMELGFSPDIVSAVGYATPPCVSRELAENCSDFVTTVVMQDDIVPRLSAASLTRLRNEILQTDWMSVIEKEDWKNVIGLVTNAKQVVSSVQDVARKLADYAKFRNNDNSSESSFTKESTTATVLPITSNTAKENAVVIEKEGAVSAVPEELFVPGTIFYLKRNTDTQAGIGGEYFTLLKRHPGEHFQRIVLSNNLISNHKCDSHLYALRDVLKGFPGPEDEGIFR